In Rhodothermales bacterium, the following proteins share a genomic window:
- a CDS encoding methyltransferase domain-containing protein, with product MTTRRLLLTGAALGAALGGAAFVRRRIRPVSPPELLPPGAVRALYDRLAPLYDVVAAAYDLVGAGRFHRQAVDALGLRPGDTAVDLACGTGANFPHLVRAVGPTGRVVGVDLSPGMIEKARERVGRHGWTNVELVEADVRDYAFPEPLYGIVSTFGLEMVPEHDDVIHRAVEALAPGGHVAVGGLRRPEGWPEWLIRLGEWVNRPFGVSRAYEDVQPWRSITTYTTDTDYEEYLLGAVYLAVGEAPLGSPLTPLCDA from the coding sequence ATGACGACCCGCCGACTCCTGCTCACTGGTGCTGCCCTCGGTGCTGCGCTAGGTGGCGCTGCGTTCGTGCGTCGCCGGATACGCCCGGTGTCACCGCCCGAGTTGCTCCCACCCGGCGCTGTCCGCGCGCTCTACGACCGCCTCGCCCCCCTTTACGATGTTGTCGCGGCGGCCTACGACCTCGTCGGGGCAGGACGCTTCCACCGCCAAGCCGTGGACGCCCTTGGTCTCCGCCCCGGTGATACCGCCGTGGACCTCGCCTGTGGGACGGGCGCGAACTTCCCGCACCTCGTCCGCGCCGTGGGACCGACGGGCCGCGTCGTCGGCGTGGATCTCTCGCCGGGGATGATCGAGAAGGCCCGCGAGCGGGTGGGCAGACACGGTTGGACCAATGTGGAACTGGTCGAGGCTGACGTGCGAGACTATGCCTTCCCGGAACCTCTCTACGGTATCGTCTCGACGTTCGGGCTCGAGATGGTCCCCGAGCACGACGATGTGATCCATCGGGCGGTCGAAGCTCTCGCACCGGGCGGCCATGTCGCCGTCGGGGGCCTCCGACGGCCTGAAGGTTGGCCCGAGTGGCTGATCCGGCTCGGCGAATGGGTTAACCGACCGTTCGGCGTGAGCCGCGCCTATGAAGACGTGCAGCCGTGGCGGTCGATCACAACCTACACAACCGACACCGACTACGAAGAGTACCTCCTCGGGGCTGTCTACCTCGCTGTCGGTGAGGCGCCTCTTGGCTCTCCTCTCACCCCCCTCTGCGATGCCTGA
- a CDS encoding metalloregulator ArsR/SmtB family transcription factor — translation MRLLKGVADPTRLRILCLLRAGEVNVHALTDALAVSQSAVSHQLRVLREARLVATRKAGRRVYYRLADDHVYDILSAALEHGREVC, via the coding sequence GTGCGCCTGCTCAAGGGGGTCGCCGATCCGACCCGGCTGCGCATCCTCTGCTTGCTGCGGGCGGGCGAGGTGAACGTCCACGCTCTCACCGACGCCCTTGCCGTGTCGCAGTCGGCCGTCAGCCACCAACTCCGCGTGCTTCGTGAGGCCCGCCTCGTAGCAACGAGAAAGGCGGGTCGTCGCGTCTACTACCGCCTCGCCGACGACCACGTCTACGACATTCTCTCAGCCGCGCTGGAGCACGGACGTGAGGTCTGCTGA
- a CDS encoding TolC family protein produces MVSLYGAWRRALRLVAYAALAVQPVFAAGYDAPADTLTLDDALRRTFEASPHLRAARLELEAREALARQAGRFSNPVLDAEAENIGATGPEQGVVTVALAQLVELGGDRAARRRLATREADLAAADLALARTERSALARSRYAEAVAAQARLGLALASAHLTRATLVATAEQVEAGDRSPVDETRAEVALAIAQAEATQAQAERTAAFVRLAALWTESPDFDAVAALPPPEPVPAFDVLAGPLRQSAALAVWDVETARREVAVDLEKARRIPDVTVSAGYRRFTATGGGAAVVGLAVPLPVFDRNGGAVAAARARLQAADAEREVALVEARSALAEAHGALTASFAEATAFRIEVLPRAEDVAARIEEGYEAGKFSLLDVLDAQRTLAAARVRYADALAAYHTAAADVERLTARPIRLTDQP; encoded by the coding sequence ATGGTTTCTCTCTACGGCGCGTGGCGGCGCGCCCTCCGGTTGGTGGCCTATGCCGCCCTCGCCGTCCAGCCTGTTTTCGCAGCGGGCTACGACGCACCCGCTGACACCCTCACCCTCGACGACGCCCTCAGGCGGACGTTCGAGGCCAGCCCTCACCTGCGCGCGGCGCGCCTCGAACTGGAGGCCCGCGAGGCACTCGCACGGCAGGCCGGCCGCTTCTCCAACCCGGTCCTCGACGCTGAGGCCGAAAACATTGGGGCGACCGGACCTGAGCAGGGCGTCGTCACAGTGGCCCTGGCCCAGCTCGTCGAGCTCGGTGGAGACCGTGCGGCACGGCGACGCCTGGCAACGCGCGAGGCCGACCTCGCCGCCGCCGACCTCGCTCTCGCCCGGACCGAGCGCTCTGCCCTCGCTCGGAGTCGCTACGCGGAGGCGGTCGCCGCCCAGGCCCGCCTCGGCCTCGCCCTAGCCTCGGCCCACCTCACCCGAGCCACTCTTGTGGCGACGGCCGAGCAGGTGGAGGCCGGGGACCGCTCGCCCGTGGACGAGACGCGGGCGGAGGTCGCTCTCGCCATAGCCCAGGCCGAGGCGACGCAGGCGCAGGCCGAGCGGACGGCGGCGTTCGTCCGCCTCGCCGCTCTCTGGACCGAATCCCCGGACTTCGACGCCGTAGCGGCCCTCCCACCGCCGGAGCCGGTCCCCGCCTTCGATGTGCTCGCCGGGCCGCTCCGGCAGAGTGCTGCGCTCGCTGTGTGGGACGTGGAGACTGCGCGCCGCGAGGTCGCCGTCGACCTGGAGAAAGCCCGGCGCATCCCCGACGTGACCGTCTCCGCCGGCTACCGCCGCTTCACCGCGACGGGAGGCGGAGCCGCCGTCGTTGGCCTCGCCGTTCCGCTCCCAGTCTTCGACCGCAACGGCGGGGCAGTCGCCGCCGCGAGGGCACGGCTCCAGGCCGCCGATGCCGAGCGGGAGGTGGCCCTCGTCGAAGCTCGGTCCGCCCTAGCGGAAGCCCACGGTGCCCTCACGGCCTCCTTTGCCGAGGCGACGGCCTTTCGCATCGAGGTGCTCCCGCGCGCCGAAGACGTCGCGGCCCGGATCGAGGAGGGCTACGAAGCAGGCAAGTTCTCGCTCCTCGACGTGCTCGACGCCCAGCGCACGCTGGCCGCCGCACGCGTGCGCTACGCCGACGCCCTCGCCGCTTACCACACCGCCGCCGCCGATGTCGAGCGGCTCACCGCCCGCCCGATCAGACTGACCGACCAGCCATGA
- a CDS encoding relaxase/mobilization nuclease domain-containing protein, with amino-acid sequence MIGKVSSGTSFSGLATYLTQSEERVAWTEPRWMIGTDPQEVAREMETAASLSDARLEKPVYHISISFSETDQPTREQMQQAADRVLGELGLGEHQALLVAHEDKGHPHLHVMANRVHPDTGKAATVSFDYRRVESVLRELEKEWGLTRVPGHHARDAGDSAPDRTRGLSTGEVRRVRRTGELPFPEQVREKMGDDLGRTLGSAKGWSEVHEALGRRGYRLEPTERGMVVTDGERYAKASSVDERLSRPRLEARFGQTLDAHDGEHQLRQPGAEKAMSPEVYKQLFGAPALAPSKAEHAASPEPMESAGSSGIARAAQVRAVTNATLSAIDGEADEREVPTRTIEAGVLTASRLSRGPESKDQIQGEAPSVESPPSPSPAVRELAGEVRAYERVAGVEQRLGLAVQDHAELEGQLRSTGRQGQEATRLSDTFDRALGEAYRDPAAARRSFEALAAQEGPEAAARTMRRTPEQFGPVVATEHSKWMGLAREVSRAEGYEAARSAANVGEQYVHTRAFVGGTGHEALRTSLASKGREVQSLQQELTQLTSRHGQPTQILERIGQRAQVLTTAQTNHLGRTLSPPQMAVVSKAAGLAAKVAKGVER; translated from the coding sequence ATGATCGGGAAGGTCTCATCGGGAACGAGCTTCAGCGGGCTGGCGACGTACCTCACCCAGAGCGAGGAGCGCGTAGCGTGGACCGAGCCTCGCTGGATGATCGGGACGGACCCTCAGGAGGTCGCCCGCGAGATGGAGACCGCGGCGTCACTGAGCGACGCGCGCCTGGAGAAGCCGGTCTACCACATCTCGATCTCGTTCAGCGAGACCGACCAGCCGACGCGGGAGCAGATGCAGCAAGCGGCCGACCGCGTGCTGGGGGAGCTCGGGCTGGGGGAGCACCAGGCGCTCCTCGTTGCGCACGAGGACAAAGGGCATCCCCACCTCCACGTCATGGCGAACCGCGTCCATCCCGACACGGGGAAGGCCGCCACGGTCTCGTTCGACTATCGCCGGGTCGAGTCGGTGCTCCGGGAGCTAGAGAAGGAGTGGGGCCTGACGCGGGTGCCGGGCCACCATGCCCGCGATGCCGGCGACTCGGCCCCCGACCGCACGCGGGGCCTCTCGACCGGCGAGGTCCGCCGCGTTCGCCGCACGGGCGAGCTCCCCTTTCCCGAACAGGTCCGCGAGAAGATGGGCGACGATCTCGGCCGCACGCTGGGCAGCGCGAAGGGGTGGAGCGAGGTCCACGAGGCGCTCGGCCGTCGCGGCTACCGGCTGGAGCCGACCGAGCGTGGGATGGTCGTCACCGACGGTGAGCGCTATGCAAAGGCGTCGTCCGTAGACGAGCGACTGAGCCGTCCCCGCCTCGAAGCCCGGTTCGGGCAAACTCTCGACGCACACGATGGGGAGCATCAGTTACGGCAGCCCGGTGCCGAGAAGGCCATGAGTCCAGAGGTGTACAAGCAGCTCTTCGGTGCCCCAGCACTCGCACCATCGAAAGCAGAACACGCCGCCAGTCCCGAGCCCATGGAGAGCGCCGGCTCGTCAGGGATCGCCCGTGCCGCCCAGGTACGAGCTGTGACGAACGCGACCCTGAGCGCGATAGACGGAGAGGCCGACGAGCGCGAGGTGCCGACCCGCACCATCGAAGCGGGGGTGCTTACGGCGAGCAGGCTCTCACGTGGCCCAGAGTCCAAGGATCAGATTCAGGGCGAAGCTCCATCGGTTGAATCTCCCCCCTCCCCCAGCCCAGCCGTTCGGGAGCTCGCCGGTGAGGTACGCGCGTATGAGCGCGTCGCTGGCGTCGAGCAGCGCCTCGGCCTTGCCGTACAGGACCACGCCGAGTTGGAGGGACAACTACGGTCTACGGGCCGACAGGGGCAGGAAGCCACGCGCCTATCCGACACCTTCGACCGGGCGCTCGGGGAGGCGTACCGCGACCCTGCCGCCGCCCGCCGCTCGTTCGAGGCGCTAGCAGCGCAGGAGGGTCCTGAGGCCGCAGCGCGCACGATGCGTCGGACACCAGAACAGTTCGGGCCGGTCGTCGCCACCGAGCACTCGAAGTGGATGGGGCTGGCCCGCGAGGTGAGCCGGGCCGAGGGTTACGAGGCAGCACGCAGCGCGGCCAACGTGGGCGAGCAGTACGTCCACACACGCGCCTTCGTAGGAGGCACCGGACACGAGGCACTGCGAACGTCACTGGCCTCGAAGGGCCGGGAGGTACAGTCCCTCCAGCAAGAACTGACACAACTCACGAGTCGGCACGGGCAGCCCACACAGATTCTGGAGCGGATCGGCCAGCGCGCGCAGGTGCTCACGACGGCGCAGACGAACCACCTCGGTCGTACGCTCTCTCCGCCGCAAATGGCGGTCGTGTCCAAGGCGGCTGGGTTGGCTGCGAAGGTTGCTAAGGGTGTAGAGCGCTGA
- a CDS encoding JAB domain-containing protein encodes MQHNLFDVVEGQAESRGAYAEPRPAYEGSPYESALFSGVPLYTTRLVREHTFSFPERTQVCSPEAVAAVLRSYFESRDREEFVVCLLDTANTLIGLHVASVGGLAASIVEPRQVFKAAVLANAAALIVAHNHPSGNPEPSRDDVKVTKQLVEAGKVMGIPIHDHLILTDPGHTSLAERGLLS; translated from the coding sequence ATGCAGCATAATCTGTTCGACGTCGTAGAGGGCCAAGCAGAGAGCCGCGGTGCCTACGCGGAGCCGAGGCCGGCGTATGAGGGGTCGCCCTACGAGAGTGCCCTGTTCTCGGGCGTTCCGCTCTACACGACCCGGCTCGTCCGGGAGCACACGTTCTCGTTCCCCGAGCGGACGCAGGTGTGCTCGCCCGAGGCCGTAGCCGCCGTGCTCCGGTCGTACTTCGAGAGCCGGGACCGCGAGGAGTTCGTCGTCTGCCTGCTCGACACGGCGAACACCCTCATCGGCCTGCACGTCGCATCCGTCGGTGGGTTGGCCGCGAGCATCGTCGAGCCTCGGCAGGTGTTCAAGGCGGCCGTGCTCGCGAATGCCGCCGCGCTCATCGTCGCGCACAACCACCCCTCTGGCAACCCCGAGCCGAGCCGCGACGACGTGAAGGTGACGAAGCAACTCGTCGAGGCGGGAAAAGTCATGGGCATCCCGATCCACGATCACCTCATCCTCACCGACCCCGGCCACACGAGCCTAGCCGAGCGCGGGTTGCTCTCGTAG
- a CDS encoding CusA/CzcA family heavy metal efflux RND transporter, whose protein sequence is MIEKLLQLSIRRRWTVLALTLLAAGVGVFNFTRLPIDAVPDITNVQVQINTEAPGYSPVEVEQRITYPVETAVAGLPKLSYTRSLSRYGLSQVTVVFEEGTDIYFARQLLTERLQEVRDQIPGGLTPEMGPIATGLGEIYMYTVEAEPGAAKPDGMPYTATDLRTLQDWVLRPQLRNVPGVAEVNTIGGYQRQIHVTPDPEQFLAYGLSFGDVIDALEANNANVGAGYVEQAGEQLLVRTPGQVSGAAEIRRITLVTDDGVPVRVSDVAEVGEGRELRTGAATMNGKEVVLGTAFMLVGENSQVVAQRVDAALTEAARSLPDGVTVRTVYDRTQLVDATIRTVEKNLVEGALLVIAVLFLFLGNLRAALITAAVIPLSMLLTVTGMVENRISANLMSLGALDFGLIVDGAVIIVENCVRRLAEAREKLGRQLDLKERLGVVFDASKEVRKATMFGELIIMIVYVPILFLTGVEGKMFTPMALTVIFALGAAFVLSLTFVPAAVALFVRAPKEEKENKLMVWAERVYRPALRYALANRPVVLTGATVLVLLAALLAGRMGTTFMPQLDEGDVALHALRIPGTSLTQAVGMQAELEAAIQRGVPEAAFVFAKIGTPEVATDPMPPSVADNFVILKPRDEWPDPDLSKAEVVEKIERAARGVPGNNYEFTQPIEMRFNELIAGVRTDLAVKVYGDDRDVLNETAEAVASVLETVPGAADVRVEQTTGLPMLTVQLDDDALARYGLTRADVQEVVEIAVGGKQAGIVFEGDRRVPLVVRLPETQRVDLDRLERLPIPLPAAPPVLPASADGFVGGRAGGRTITLGEVARLDLAPGPNQISRENGKRLVMVMANVRGRDLGSFVEDAQTAVATRVDVPAGYWLGWGGKFEQMISAAERLRLVVPLALLLIFGLLYATCGSTKDALLVFTGIPLALTGGVAALWLRGIPLSITAAVGFIALSGVAVLNGLVMITFINQLRERGVGLDEAIFEGARQRLRPVLMTALVASLGFVPMALATGPGAEVQRPLATVVIGGILSATALTLVVLPVLYRLFHRDGDIAPAAQPETV, encoded by the coding sequence ATGATCGAGAAACTCCTCCAGCTTTCCATCCGGCGTCGGTGGACCGTCCTCGCCCTCACGCTCCTCGCGGCAGGCGTGGGCGTGTTCAACTTCACCCGCCTCCCGATTGACGCCGTCCCGGACATCACGAACGTCCAGGTCCAGATCAACACCGAGGCACCGGGCTACTCACCGGTCGAGGTCGAGCAGCGGATTACGTACCCCGTCGAGACGGCCGTGGCCGGGCTCCCGAAGCTCAGCTATACCCGGTCGCTCTCGCGCTACGGGCTCTCGCAGGTGACCGTCGTCTTCGAGGAGGGCACCGACATTTACTTCGCCCGCCAGCTCCTCACCGAGCGATTGCAGGAGGTCCGCGACCAGATCCCCGGCGGGCTCACGCCTGAGATGGGGCCGATTGCGACGGGACTCGGCGAGATCTACATGTACACCGTCGAGGCCGAGCCGGGGGCCGCCAAGCCCGATGGCATGCCGTACACCGCGACGGACCTCCGCACGCTCCAAGACTGGGTGCTCCGACCCCAGCTCCGCAACGTCCCCGGTGTGGCCGAGGTCAACACGATCGGTGGGTACCAGCGGCAAATCCACGTCACCCCCGACCCCGAGCAGTTCCTCGCCTACGGGCTCTCCTTCGGCGACGTGATCGACGCGCTCGAGGCGAACAACGCGAACGTCGGCGCGGGCTACGTCGAGCAGGCCGGCGAGCAGCTCCTCGTCCGCACGCCCGGCCAGGTCAGCGGGGCCGCCGAGATCCGCCGCATCACGCTCGTGACCGACGACGGCGTGCCCGTGCGCGTGTCCGACGTGGCCGAGGTCGGCGAGGGGCGGGAGCTGCGGACCGGCGCGGCGACGATGAACGGCAAGGAGGTCGTGCTCGGGACGGCGTTCATGCTCGTCGGCGAGAACAGCCAGGTCGTCGCGCAGCGCGTGGATGCCGCGCTCACCGAGGCCGCCCGCTCGCTCCCCGACGGCGTGACGGTGAGGACGGTCTACGACCGGACGCAGCTCGTTGACGCGACGATCCGGACGGTCGAGAAGAACCTCGTCGAGGGCGCGCTACTCGTCATTGCCGTGCTGTTCCTCTTCCTCGGGAATCTCCGAGCCGCGCTCATCACGGCCGCCGTCATCCCGCTCTCGATGCTCCTCACCGTGACGGGGATGGTCGAGAACCGGATCTCGGCGAACCTGATGAGTCTGGGCGCGCTCGACTTCGGGCTGATCGTGGACGGGGCTGTCATCATCGTCGAGAACTGCGTGAGGCGGCTCGCCGAAGCTCGCGAGAAGCTGGGACGGCAACTCGACCTGAAAGAGCGATTAGGCGTTGTGTTCGACGCCTCGAAGGAGGTGCGCAAGGCGACGATGTTCGGCGAACTCATCATCATGATCGTCTACGTCCCGATCCTTTTCCTCACCGGCGTCGAGGGCAAGATGTTTACGCCGATGGCGCTGACGGTGATCTTCGCGCTCGGGGCCGCCTTCGTGCTCTCGCTCACGTTCGTGCCCGCCGCCGTCGCCCTCTTCGTCCGCGCGCCGAAGGAGGAGAAAGAGAACAAGCTGATGGTCTGGGCCGAGCGGGTGTACCGGCCGGCGCTCCGCTACGCGCTCGCCAACCGCCCGGTCGTGCTCACCGGCGCGACCGTGCTCGTCCTCCTCGCCGCGCTCCTCGCCGGGCGGATGGGGACGACGTTCATGCCCCAACTCGACGAGGGCGACGTGGCGCTCCACGCCCTCCGCATCCCCGGCACGAGCCTCACGCAGGCCGTCGGGATGCAGGCGGAACTCGAGGCGGCGATCCAGCGCGGCGTGCCCGAGGCCGCGTTCGTCTTCGCCAAGATCGGCACGCCGGAGGTGGCGACGGACCCGATGCCGCCGAGCGTGGCCGACAACTTCGTGATCCTCAAGCCCCGTGACGAGTGGCCCGATCCCGACCTCTCGAAGGCCGAGGTTGTCGAGAAGATCGAGCGGGCGGCACGCGGCGTGCCCGGCAACAACTACGAGTTCACGCAGCCCATCGAGATGCGCTTCAACGAGCTGATCGCGGGCGTGCGGACCGACCTCGCGGTGAAGGTCTACGGCGACGACCGCGACGTGCTGAACGAGACCGCCGAGGCCGTGGCGAGCGTGCTCGAAACCGTCCCCGGTGCCGCCGATGTCCGCGTCGAGCAGACGACCGGCCTCCCGATGCTGACCGTCCAACTCGACGACGACGCCCTCGCTCGCTACGGGCTCACGCGGGCCGACGTGCAGGAGGTGGTCGAGATCGCGGTCGGCGGGAAGCAGGCCGGTATCGTGTTCGAGGGCGACCGGCGCGTCCCGCTCGTGGTGCGCCTGCCCGAGACGCAGCGCGTGGACCTGGACCGGCTGGAGCGGCTGCCTATCCCGCTCCCCGCCGCCCCCCCGGTGCTACCTGCCTCGGCCGACGGCTTCGTTGGAGGACGCGCCGGCGGCCGGACGATCACGCTCGGCGAGGTCGCCCGGCTCGACCTCGCGCCCGGCCCGAACCAGATCAGCCGTGAAAACGGAAAGCGGCTTGTGATGGTGATGGCGAACGTGCGTGGGCGTGACCTCGGCTCGTTCGTCGAGGACGCGCAGACGGCCGTCGCCACGCGCGTCGATGTGCCGGCGGGGTACTGGCTCGGCTGGGGCGGGAAGTTTGAGCAGATGATCTCGGCGGCCGAGCGGCTCCGGCTCGTCGTGCCCCTCGCGCTCCTGCTCATCTTCGGGCTACTCTACGCCACGTGCGGGAGCACGAAAGACGCGCTCCTCGTCTTCACCGGCATCCCGCTCGCGCTGACGGGCGGCGTGGCAGCGCTCTGGCTGCGGGGCATCCCGCTCTCGATCACCGCCGCCGTCGGGTTCATCGCGCTCTCGGGCGTGGCCGTGCTGAATGGCCTTGTGATGATCACGTTCATCAACCAGCTCCGCGAGCGCGGTGTTGGACTCGACGAGGCGATTTTCGAAGGGGCACGCCAGCGGCTCCGGCCCGTCCTCATGACGGCGCTCGTGGCGTCGCTCGGGTTCGTCCCGATGGCGCTCGCGACGGGCCCCGGTGCCGAGGTGCAGCGCCCGCTCGCGACGGTCGTGATCGGCGGCATCCTGTCAGCGACGGCGCTTACGCTTGTCGTTCTGCCTGTGCTCTACCGGCTCTTCCACCGCGACGGCGATATCGCGCCCGCCGCACAGCCCGAAACAGTATGA
- a CDS encoding DUF932 domain-containing protein — protein sequence MHEIFGERFYSRQKAAWHRLGETFDLDDDVSVVDAVGKTAVGVEIDAVPLKYVYEGEAHETEQRAIIRKPTPDDPEPRVFGFASENWHVAQYLDYAKALDPLSETFPVETCGVLRDGETLFLALRGDSFAVQSVDEIENYFVCVLSQVPGKGHRILFTPRRVVCQNTLSLGIRQATINLRIPHTGDPTQMVAFAAQLVTEMTRATEKVEAYFEAMAKVKVGEEGLDKLLRAAFPEPPVPAKVRLWQNLSPQQIAVMKESRLNSAILDAERAMESWVVASDRVLKIRDGARVLYQTFNDEHPQFAGSVWAAYNACTETSDWRKGRGNVAESVLFGPRAQEKVRAFKAALELTTGVSMN from the coding sequence ATGCACGAAATATTCGGAGAACGATTCTACAGCCGTCAGAAAGCCGCTTGGCACCGCCTCGGCGAGACGTTCGACCTCGACGACGACGTGAGCGTCGTGGACGCCGTCGGGAAGACCGCCGTCGGGGTCGAGATCGACGCAGTCCCGCTGAAATACGTCTACGAGGGCGAGGCCCACGAGACGGAGCAGCGCGCCATCATCCGCAAGCCGACGCCAGACGACCCCGAGCCGCGCGTGTTCGGCTTCGCCTCGGAGAACTGGCACGTCGCGCAGTACCTCGACTACGCGAAGGCCCTCGACCCGCTCTCGGAGACGTTCCCCGTCGAGACCTGCGGGGTCCTTCGGGACGGGGAGACGCTCTTCCTCGCCCTTCGCGGTGACTCGTTTGCGGTGCAGAGCGTGGACGAGATCGAGAACTACTTCGTCTGCGTGCTCAGCCAGGTGCCGGGCAAAGGCCACCGCATCCTGTTCACGCCCCGCCGCGTCGTCTGCCAGAATACCCTCTCGCTCGGCATCCGCCAGGCCACGATCAACCTCCGCATCCCGCACACCGGCGACCCCACGCAGATGGTGGCCTTTGCCGCACAGCTCGTGACCGAGATGACGCGGGCGACGGAGAAGGTCGAGGCCTACTTCGAGGCGATGGCGAAGGTGAAGGTGGGCGAGGAAGGGCTCGACAAGTTGCTGAGGGCCGCGTTCCCCGAGCCGCCGGTCCCGGCGAAGGTGCGGCTGTGGCAGAACCTCTCGCCGCAGCAGATCGCGGTGATGAAGGAGTCGAGGCTGAACTCGGCGATCCTCGACGCGGAGAGGGCGATGGAGTCGTGGGTCGTGGCCTCGGACCGGGTGCTGAAGATCCGCGACGGCGCGCGCGTGCTCTACCAGACCTTCAACGACGAGCACCCGCAGTTCGCCGGGTCGGTCTGGGCCGCTTACAACGCCTGCACCGAGACGAGCGACTGGCGGAAGGGGCGGGGGAACGTGGCCGAGTCGGTGCTCTTCGGACCGAGGGCGCAGGAGAAGGTCCGCGCTTTCAAGGCCGCGCTCGAGTTGACGACGGGCGTGAGCATGAACTGA
- a CDS encoding efflux RND transporter periplasmic adaptor subunit has protein sequence MTKHQILVTSAIASVGLVLALLILLAPSSSSIQDEHGDALAGEEAPHGPHGGRLLDTEGDRALEVTIFEAGGPPELRLYPFVDGEPAEPDALDLTAEIHRLGGGVDTVRFRPTGGFLRGDVEIYEPHSFDVVIRGTWDGEPVRWAYESIEGRVEMPFEIAEASGVVVEDAGPASLRTVLELPGEVQLNADRVARVAPRVSGTVVAVPTGLGERVGAGTVLAVVESRELGRAQRDYVESLHRMELAQSAYERERRLHERRISARKDYEQARHDLEEAELEKQLAEQALGALGVPPTQLAALGVEPEGVAGDREVRSPLPTSLTRYAVRAPLGGEVIARSVSVGQQVMGSEELFTLADLSTVWVEVTVYAGDLGAVEAGQEVVVRARGGEGAGPVGRGTVRYVGPLVGETTRTARALVTLSNSEGRWRPGMFVNAEVLQREETVPVAVRRDAIVTWREMPVVFARFGDAFEVRPLTLGRTGPEFVEVLAGLDAGQPYAAEGAFLLKADLEKSGASHDH, from the coding sequence ATGACCAAGCACCAGATCCTCGTCACGAGCGCAATTGCTAGCGTCGGCCTCGTCCTCGCGCTCCTCATCCTACTCGCCCCGTCCTCCTCCTCCATCCAGGACGAGCACGGCGACGCCCTTGCTGGGGAAGAAGCACCGCACGGCCCCCACGGCGGTCGCCTCCTCGACACCGAAGGCGACCGCGCGCTCGAAGTCACCATCTTCGAGGCCGGTGGCCCGCCCGAACTCCGGCTCTACCCGTTCGTGGACGGCGAGCCGGCCGAACCGGACGCGCTCGACCTCACCGCCGAAATCCATCGGCTCGGCGGCGGCGTGGACACCGTCCGCTTCCGCCCGACGGGCGGGTTCCTCCGCGGCGACGTGGAGATCTACGAGCCGCACTCGTTCGACGTGGTGATCCGCGGGACGTGGGACGGCGAGCCTGTGCGGTGGGCGTACGAGAGCATCGAGGGCCGCGTCGAGATGCCGTTCGAGATCGCTGAGGCGAGCGGCGTGGTGGTCGAAGACGCCGGCCCCGCATCGCTCCGCACGGTCCTCGAACTCCCCGGCGAGGTCCAACTCAACGCCGATCGTGTGGCGCGCGTGGCCCCGCGCGTCTCCGGCACCGTCGTCGCCGTGCCGACCGGCTTGGGCGAGCGCGTCGGAGCGGGGACCGTGCTCGCCGTCGTCGAGAGCCGAGAGCTGGGGAGGGCGCAGCGCGACTACGTCGAGAGCCTGCACCGGATGGAGTTGGCGCAGTCGGCCTACGAACGCGAGCGGCGGCTCCACGAGCGGCGCATCTCGGCGCGGAAGGACTACGAGCAGGCGCGGCACGACCTCGAAGAGGCCGAGCTAGAGAAGCAACTCGCCGAACAAGCCCTCGGCGCCCTCGGGGTCCCCCCGACCCAACTCGCCGCGCTCGGCGTCGAGCCGGAAGGTGTCGCCGGCGACCGCGAGGTCCGCTCGCCCCTTCCGACCTCGCTCACGCGCTACGCCGTCCGCGCCCCCTTAGGCGGCGAGGTCATCGCGCGGAGCGTGTCCGTCGGGCAGCAGGTGATGGGGAGCGAGGAGCTGTTCACGCTCGCCGACCTCTCGACCGTCTGGGTCGAAGTGACGGTCTATGCGGGGGATCTCGGCGCGGTCGAGGCTGGGCAGGAGGTCGTCGTCCGTGCGCGCGGTGGCGAGGGCGCGGGACCGGTCGGGCGCGGCACCGTACGTTATGTCGGCCCGCTCGTCGGTGAGACGACGCGGACGGCGCGGGCGCTCGTCACGCTCTCCAACTCCGAGGGCCGGTGGCGGCCGGGGATGTTCGTTAACGCCGAGGTGCTCCAGCGCGAGGAGACGGTGCCCGTCGCCGTCCGCCGCGACGCCATCGTGACGTGGCGCGAGATGCCCGTCGTCTTCGCCCGCTTCGGCGATGCCTTCGAAGTGCGCCCCCTCACGCTCGGCCGGACGGGTCCCGAGTTCGTCGAGGTCCTCGCCGGACTCGACGCCGGGCAGCCCTACGCAGCCGAAGGCGCCTTCCTGCTCAAAGCCGATCTGGAGAAGTCCGGCGCCTCCCACGACCACTGA